Proteins encoded in a region of the Clostridium beijerinckii genome:
- a CDS encoding cation diffusion facilitator family transporter, with product MLFELIVNKFIKDNSNVKDDKVRNSYGMLGGIIGIIVNIILFIIKLSVGLIVSSIAIMADAFNNLSDAASSLITILGFKLSNKPADREHPFGHGRIEYLSALIVAFMVMVVGLQFIKSSFERIVNPSPVIFELVSFILLIVSIFFKIWLSRFNKFVGEKINSSALKASSADALGDVFTTTCVAISFLASKFTSFPIDGYIGMFVALFIVYAGFNLVKDTINPLLGEAPDPELVESIERMVLSYDNILGSHDLIVHNYGPGKCMASIHAEIPGNINVVDIHEVIDKAEREISKALKIYLVIHIDPICIIEGEVKEAYDEILSIIEKYDYIESIHDFRVVGEGDIKNLIFDVVIEPSKKLSITDTELINIISEGVKKYHPSYNCVITIDKHYT from the coding sequence ATGCTTTTTGAACTTATAGTTAATAAATTTATTAAAGATAATTCTAATGTTAAAGATGATAAAGTGAGAAATTCTTATGGTATGCTTGGAGGCATAATTGGTATAATCGTAAATATCATTTTATTTATAATAAAGCTTTCTGTTGGACTAATAGTTTCTAGTATAGCTATTATGGCTGATGCTTTTAATAACCTTTCTGATGCAGCATCCTCTTTAATTACTATTTTAGGTTTTAAACTTTCAAATAAGCCAGCTGACAGAGAACACCCATTTGGTCATGGACGAATAGAATATCTTTCAGCGCTAATTGTTGCGTTCATGGTAATGGTAGTTGGTCTACAATTTATAAAATCTTCATTTGAAAGAATAGTTAATCCATCACCAGTTATTTTTGAATTAGTTTCATTTATTTTACTTATAGTATCAATATTTTTTAAGATTTGGCTGTCTAGATTTAATAAATTTGTTGGTGAAAAAATTAATTCCTCTGCATTAAAAGCTTCTTCTGCAGATGCCTTAGGCGATGTATTTACTACCACTTGTGTTGCTATTTCATTTTTAGCTTCAAAATTCACTTCCTTTCCTATAGATGGATATATAGGAATGTTTGTTGCATTATTCATTGTTTATGCCGGTTTCAATTTAGTTAAAGATACTATAAATCCACTTTTGGGGGAAGCGCCAGATCCAGAACTTGTTGAATCCATAGAAAGAATGGTTTTGTCTTACGATAACATCCTCGGCTCACATGATTTAATAGTTCACAATTATGGCCCTGGTAAATGTATGGCATCCATTCATGCTGAAATTCCTGGAAATATTAACGTTGTAGATATTCACGAAGTGATTGATAAAGCTGAAAGAGAAATTTCAAAAGCACTTAAGATTTACTTAGTTATCCACATCGATCCTATCTGCATTATTGAAGGCGAAGTCAAAGAAGCTTATGATGAAATTTTATCCATAATTGAAAAATATGATTATATAGAGTCAATACATGATTTTAGAGTAGTCGGTGAAGGTGATATTAAGAACTTAATTTTTGACGTTGTTATTGAACCATCAAAAAAACTTTCTATAACTGATACTGAACTTATAAATATAATATCTGAAGGAGTAAAGAAATATCATCCTTCTTATAACTGTGTCATTACTATAGACAAACACTACACATAG
- a CDS encoding ABC transporter substrate-binding protein, protein MKVGIVKKLVAIAAASVIAIGMVGCGNSTKGNKENTSSNASALQAIKSKGKLVIGTSADYPPYEFHKEIDGKDQIVGFDIEIAKEMAKDLGVELEIKDMAFDGLLVALQSDKIDMVFAGMTPTDERKQNADFSDIYYNATHRFVLRSGDESGITKIEDLKGKKIGVQKGSIQEGIAKDNFDAANIKSLDKVTDLMLDLKNNKVDAVLAEQPVAKINVEKNEGIAIADKLEVTDPNGGSAVAMKKGSTDLLEQVNKTIKRLKDEDKINQFVVDVNKLVD, encoded by the coding sequence ATGAAAGTTGGTATAGTAAAAAAATTAGTTGCTATTGCAGCAGCATCGGTTATTGCAATAGGTATGGTAGGCTGTGGAAACAGCACTAAAGGAAACAAAGAAAACACAAGCAGTAATGCTTCTGCATTACAGGCAATAAAATCAAAAGGTAAGCTTGTAATAGGAACAAGTGCAGATTATCCACCATATGAATTCCATAAAGAAATAGATGGAAAAGATCAAATAGTTGGATTTGATATTGAAATTGCAAAAGAAATGGCAAAAGATTTAGGAGTAGAACTTGAAATAAAAGATATGGCTTTTGATGGATTGCTAGTAGCACTTCAATCAGATAAAATAGATATGGTATTTGCAGGTATGACTCCAACAGACGAAAGAAAACAAAATGCAGATTTCTCAGACATATATTATAATGCAACACATAGATTTGTACTTAGATCAGGTGATGAATCTGGAATAACTAAAATTGAAGATTTAAAAGGAAAGAAAATCGGAGTACAAAAAGGCTCAATACAAGAAGGTATAGCAAAGGATAACTTCGATGCAGCAAATATTAAGTCATTGGACAAAGTTACTGATTTAATGTTAGATTTAAAGAACAATAAAGTTGATGCGGTTTTAGCTGAACAGCCAGTTGCAAAAATAAATGTTGAAAAGAACGAAGGTATCGCAATTGCAGATAAATTAGAGGTTACAGATCCAAACGGCGGATCCGCTGTAGCTATGAAAAAAGGTTCAACTGATTTATTAGAGCAAGTTAATAAGACAATAAAGAGATTAAAAGATGAAGATAAGATAAACCAATTTGTAGTAGATGTAAATAAATTAGTAGACTAA
- the helD gene encoding RNA polymerase recycling motor HelD produces MSKQVDFIREEEKLSEILEILNKEILKYLEKRKNVTNYILEARKKYVEEYKDDEDQIIDYFDHENYVKEEAYRTIDKRLMEFTKLKEIPYFGKVSFKEGEDIPEDMYVGRYGLTLENSFEPLIVDWRAPIASLFYKGTLGKSSYNPPSGEVEVDILSRKQLVIKKGQLKGVFDSAIDVKDEILQMVLTDNSSDKLKDIVMTIQKEQDEIIREDRNKIVVVNGVAGSGKTTIALHRISYLLYNFRKQFGDKVLIFGPNDVFMDYIAQVLPSLGESNIKQTTFENFAKKEINLKYENIKSFGSYIEDAMNGKEDTLEEYRYKSSKAFVDLLNSNLEILNKEYFKIQPIRFMKEEIVTTKEIEELFTNYYKDMPLFRRSEKIKRILISKIKDKRDEEVYKINAEFKEKISSLSEKELEIEKNNLEYLKRIKIREIVRAVMKSRDELDTWIKYEPVIDIYKRIINLDNDKDYINELDNLNKEALNENKERLSYMDLSGILYLMIKLKGIKVKNEIKHIVIDEAQDYSFIQFEIIKEMTGCKSYTIVGDSNQRLITTSEEPAMLHLDDVFKDLNVEITKYELNKSYRSTQEIMEYSNKFLDKDKIVPLVRKGEAVIEEEVSNNEEFVDTIISLIEDYEEEGYENIAVIFKDKNELNKFSHVIKEKINIQSLDNDDIMYKGGKVLLPAYLAKGLEFDGVIIVESEEIEPLVKYIMCTRALHRLSAVKYLI; encoded by the coding sequence TTGAGCAAACAAGTAGATTTTATAAGAGAAGAGGAAAAGTTAAGTGAAATCTTAGAAATTCTAAATAAAGAAATTTTAAAGTATTTAGAAAAAAGAAAGAATGTCACAAACTATATCCTTGAGGCTAGAAAAAAATACGTTGAGGAATATAAAGATGATGAAGACCAGATTATAGATTATTTTGATCACGAAAATTATGTAAAGGAAGAAGCTTATAGAACAATTGACAAAAGGCTTATGGAATTTACAAAGCTTAAGGAAATACCTTATTTCGGAAAGGTTTCATTTAAAGAAGGAGAAGACATTCCAGAAGATATGTATGTGGGTAGATATGGATTGACGCTAGAAAATAGTTTTGAACCATTAATTGTTGATTGGAGAGCACCTATTGCATCACTTTTTTATAAAGGAACTCTTGGTAAATCAAGTTATAATCCACCTTCAGGAGAAGTAGAAGTAGACATATTATCGAGAAAGCAACTTGTAATTAAGAAAGGCCAGTTAAAGGGAGTATTTGATTCAGCAATAGATGTTAAAGATGAAATACTACAAATGGTTCTAACAGATAATTCATCAGATAAATTGAAAGATATAGTAATGACTATTCAAAAGGAACAAGATGAGATCATAAGAGAGGATAGAAATAAAATAGTCGTTGTAAATGGGGTTGCTGGTTCTGGAAAGACAACTATCGCACTTCATAGAATATCATACTTACTATACAATTTTAGAAAACAATTTGGAGATAAGGTACTAATCTTTGGACCTAATGATGTTTTTATGGATTATATAGCTCAAGTATTGCCTTCACTTGGAGAAAGTAATATTAAGCAAACAACCTTTGAAAATTTTGCGAAGAAAGAAATTAATTTAAAATATGAAAATATAAAGAGCTTCGGTAGCTATATTGAAGATGCTATGAATGGAAAAGAAGATACTTTAGAAGAATATAGATATAAGAGTTCCAAGGCATTTGTTGATTTATTAAATTCTAATTTAGAAATTTTAAATAAGGAATATTTTAAGATACAACCAATTCGATTTATGAAAGAAGAGATTGTTACAACTAAAGAGATAGAGGAGCTGTTTACAAATTATTATAAGGATATGCCTTTGTTTAGAAGAAGTGAGAAAATAAAAAGAATACTAATATCTAAAATAAAAGATAAGAGAGATGAAGAAGTTTATAAGATAAATGCTGAGTTTAAAGAAAAAATTAGCAGCTTATCAGAGAAGGAACTTGAAATAGAAAAAAATAATCTAGAATATTTAAAAAGAATTAAGATAAGAGAAATTGTAAGAGCGGTTATGAAATCTCGTGATGAACTAGATACTTGGATTAAGTACGAACCAGTAATAGATATTTATAAGAGAATTATTAATTTAGATAATGATAAAGACTATATTAATGAATTAGATAATCTTAATAAAGAAGCTTTAAATGAAAATAAAGAAAGACTAAGTTATATGGATTTATCTGGAATACTGTATTTAATGATTAAGTTAAAAGGGATAAAAGTAAAAAATGAGATAAAGCATATTGTAATTGATGAAGCACAAGATTATAGTTTCATTCAATTTGAAATAATTAAAGAAATGACAGGGTGTAAGAGCTATACAATTGTTGGTGATTCAAATCAGAGATTAATAACAACTAGCGAAGAACCTGCAATGCTTCACCTTGATGATGTATTTAAAGATCTTAATGTGGAAATTACAAAGTATGAGCTAAATAAGAGTTACAGATCAACTCAAGAGATAATGGAATATTCAAATAAATTCTTGGATAAAGATAAGATTGTTCCTTTGGTTAGAAAAGGAGAAGCTGTCATTGAAGAAGAAGTTTCTAATAATGAGGAATTTGTTGATACAATAATATCATTAATTGAAGATTATGAAGAAGAGGGATACGAGAATATTGCAGTAATTTTTAAGGATAAAAATGAATTGAATAAATTCTCTCATGTTATTAAAGAAAAGATAAATATTCAAAGTTTAGATAATGATGATATTATGTATAAGGGTGGAAAAGTACTTCTACCAGCTTATTTGGCAAAAGGATTAGAATTTGATGGAGTTATAATAGTAGAAAGTGAAGAGATCGAACCGTTAGTTAAATATATAATGTGTACCAGGGCGTTGCACAGGTTATCTGCAGTTAAGTATTTAATATAA
- a CDS encoding amino acid ABC transporter ATP-binding protein, whose product MIYVKDLHKSFGKNKVLKGIDEHISKGEVVVVIGPSGSGKSTFLRCLNLLETPTSGQITFEDKDITSKATNIDKMREKMGMVFQQFNLFPHKTVCENICLAPIKVKGISKDEAKNIAENLLNKVGLIDKINAYPSSLSGGQKQRIAIARALAMQPDVMLFDEPTSALDPEMVGEVLNVMKDLAKEGMTMVVVTHEMGFAREVGDRILFMDEGKILESGTPEEVFKNPKNPRTIDFLSKVL is encoded by the coding sequence GTGATATACGTTAAAGATTTACATAAAAGCTTTGGAAAAAATAAGGTGTTAAAAGGAATAGATGAGCATATCAGCAAAGGTGAAGTTGTAGTTGTAATTGGACCTTCTGGATCAGGAAAAAGTACATTTTTAAGATGTCTTAACTTATTGGAAACTCCTACATCTGGACAAATCACTTTTGAAGATAAGGATATAACATCAAAGGCAACTAATATAGATAAGATGAGAGAAAAAATGGGGATGGTATTCCAACAATTTAATTTATTTCCTCATAAAACAGTATGCGAAAATATATGCCTAGCTCCTATTAAAGTAAAAGGAATCTCTAAAGATGAAGCTAAAAATATAGCAGAAAACTTATTAAATAAGGTTGGTTTGATAGATAAAATAAATGCTTACCCATCATCATTATCAGGTGGACAAAAGCAAAGAATTGCAATAGCTAGAGCTTTAGCTATGCAGCCAGATGTTATGTTATTCGATGAACCAACATCTGCTTTAGACCCTGAAATGGTTGGAGAAGTTCTAAATGTTATGAAAGATCTTGCAAAGGAAGGTATGACAATGGTAGTTGTTACACACGAAATGGGATTTGCAAGAGAAGTTGGAGATAGAATATTGTTTATGGATGAAGGAAAAATATTAGAATCTGGAACTCCAGAGGAAGTATTTAAGAATCCTAAGAACCCACGTACAATAGACTTTTTATCTAAAGTTTTATAA
- a CDS encoding DUF2628 domain-containing protein gives MKCPHCSEELGINNVCINPICSYFGTTIKNNEKTNIDNIENNLDSRVNADIKVDHVENNSKSNDNFNQNKVHHNRNNYDNNQNANRFKNIYSIPYNKSNNISRDELAIFIGNNSNFYINHLNKYNDKHKFLSWNWPCFFFGYYWLLYRKLYVPGAALIILTLVSSAIFPKGIHLFLLLLIRITLALYANFIYLNNCERKIKNFKMNVINIQNLSNTQYINKLRKKGGVSLAVPLIVLALHIMFIVISLGMLLATRITPHKFSSPSYYF, from the coding sequence TTGAAATGTCCACATTGTTCAGAAGAACTAGGAATAAATAATGTATGTATAAATCCTATATGTTCTTACTTCGGTACTACCATTAAAAATAATGAAAAAACTAATATAGATAATATTGAAAATAACTTAGATAGTAGAGTTAATGCTGATATTAAAGTAGATCATGTTGAAAATAACTCCAAATCTAATGATAACTTTAATCAAAACAAAGTCCATCACAATAGAAATAACTATGATAATAATCAGAATGCAAACAGATTTAAAAATATATATTCTATTCCTTACAACAAAAGCAACAATATTTCTCGAGACGAATTAGCTATTTTTATTGGAAATAATAGCAATTTCTATATTAACCACCTCAATAAATATAACGACAAACATAAATTCTTATCTTGGAACTGGCCCTGTTTTTTCTTCGGTTACTATTGGTTATTATACAGAAAGCTTTATGTTCCAGGAGCTGCTTTGATAATCTTAACCTTAGTATCTTCAGCAATTTTTCCAAAAGGAATACACTTATTTTTGCTACTTCTCATAAGAATTACATTAGCTTTATATGCAAATTTTATTTATCTTAATAATTGTGAACGTAAGATTAAAAACTTCAAAATGAATGTTATCAATATCCAAAATCTCAGCAATACTCAATATATAAATAAATTACGTAAAAAAGGCGGAGTTAGTTTAGCCGTACCATTAATTGTATTAGCTCTCCATATCATGTTTATAGTAATTTCACTTGGCATGTTGCTTGCAACTAGGATTACACCACATAAATTTTCTTCTCCTTCGTACTACTTTTAG
- a CDS encoding amino acid ABC transporter permease, translated as MNFTFLGKYSEYYLKGAEITIVLAFFAVLFGTILGLALTLLRRSKFKPISYIATAYVEFVRGTPLLVQIYIIYIGLPKLIGIDMPDMTVGSIALALNSAAYISEIIRAGIEAVDKGQMEAARSLGMNQGLAMVHVIIPQAFKNILPALGNEFISVIKESSMVSVIGVAELMYNASIVRGNTALGLEPIIVAAVVYFVLTFTLTRCLGYVERRMKASDIR; from the coding sequence TTGAATTTTACATTTTTAGGAAAATACTCTGAATATTATTTAAAAGGTGCAGAAATTACTATTGTATTAGCATTTTTTGCAGTGCTATTTGGTACAATCTTAGGTCTTGCATTAACTCTTTTAAGGCGTTCAAAATTTAAACCAATAAGTTATATAGCAACAGCTTATGTAGAATTTGTAAGAGGTACTCCACTTCTAGTTCAAATCTATATAATCTATATAGGGTTACCTAAACTTATAGGAATAGATATGCCTGATATGACTGTTGGATCAATAGCTTTAGCATTAAACTCAGCAGCATATATATCTGAAATAATAAGAGCTGGAATCGAAGCAGTGGACAAAGGTCAAATGGAAGCAGCTAGAAGCTTAGGAATGAATCAAGGATTAGCAATGGTTCATGTTATAATCCCACAAGCATTTAAGAATATATTACCTGCTCTTGGAAATGAATTTATTTCTGTAATAAAAGAATCATCAATGGTTTCTGTTATAGGTGTTGCAGAACTTATGTACAATGCAAGTATTGTAAGAGGAAATACAGCTTTAGGATTAGAACCAATAATTGTAGCAGCAGTAGTTTACTTTGTTTTAACTTTCACTTTGACAAGATGTTTAGGTTATGTTGAAAGGAGGATGAAAGCAAGTGATATACGTTAA
- the dapA gene encoding 4-hydroxy-tetrahydrodipicolinate synthase gives MKDIIFTGAAVAIVTPFTEDGINFSELKKLIDFNIENGTDAIVIAGTTGESSTMTDEEHREVIRFTVEYVNKRVPVIAGTGSNDTVYAVQLSKYAESVGADALLLVTPYYNKTTQTGLIKHYNYIADRVNIPIILYNVPSRTGVNITPETYAELAKHPRIVATKEASGDLSAIAKIKALCKDELNIYSGNDDQIVPILSLGGKGVISVFSNIMPKESHEICSLYFEGKVEESCKLQTKYLDLINTLFIEVNPIPVKTALGIMGYNVGPLRMPLFPMEGKNLEKLREELAKNNLI, from the coding sequence ATGAAGGATATTATATTTACTGGTGCAGCAGTTGCAATTGTTACACCTTTTACAGAAGATGGAATTAATTTCTCTGAATTAAAAAAATTAATTGATTTTAATATAGAGAATGGTACAGATGCAATTGTAATTGCAGGAACTACAGGTGAGTCTTCAACTATGACTGATGAAGAACACAGAGAAGTTATTAGATTTACAGTAGAATATGTAAATAAGAGAGTACCAGTTATTGCGGGCACAGGATCTAACGATACAGTTTATGCTGTTCAACTATCAAAATACGCTGAAAGTGTTGGTGCAGATGCACTTTTATTAGTAACACCATATTACAATAAAACTACTCAAACTGGATTAATAAAACATTACAATTATATTGCGGATAGAGTTAATATCCCAATAATTCTATATAATGTACCATCAAGAACAGGAGTTAATATAACACCTGAAACATATGCAGAATTAGCTAAGCATCCACGTATAGTTGCAACAAAAGAAGCTAGTGGAGATCTTTCAGCGATTGCAAAGATAAAAGCGCTATGCAAAGATGAACTTAATATATATTCTGGAAATGATGATCAAATAGTTCCGATCTTATCACTTGGGGGAAAAGGCGTTATTTCAGTCTTTTCAAATATTATGCCAAAAGAGTCTCATGAAATTTGTAGTTTATATTTTGAAGGAAAAGTAGAAGAAAGCTGTAAGCTTCAAACAAAATATTTAGATCTTATTAATACGTTATTTATAGAAGTAAACCCAATCCCAGTAAAGACTGCATTAGGAATTATGGGATATAATGTAGGACCACTTAGAATGCCATTATTCCCAATGGAAGGCAAGAATCTAGAAAAATTACGTGAAGAACTTGCTAAAAATAATCTTATATAA
- the ftsH gene encoding ATP-dependent zinc metalloprotease FtsH, translating into MQNNNNGNKKNNKNKNSFTIAITYFLIAFAFLMAFNYAREEATTKEITYNEFLRLLDNKEISKVTITTENLLITPSEDNEEYKGKTLYTANVKDETLITKLNAAGIDFTGKNPKESPMMNILLTWILPMVLIFFMWRFLFSKMGGGGGGVMGIGKNNAKVYMESEIKVTFDDVAGQEEAKESLKEVIDFLNAPAKYTEIGAKLPKGVLLVGPPGTGKTLIAKAVAGEARVPFFSLSGSSFVEMFVGVGASRVRELFKDAVAKAPCIIFIDEIDAIGKSRDNQMQSNDEREQTLNQLLSEMDGFDSSKGVVLLGATNRPEILDKALLRPGRFDRRVIVDRPDFKGREAILHVHAKNVMLGPDVDLAEIAKSTPGAVGADLANIINEGALRAVRRRRKTVLQEDLREAVEVIIAGKEKKDRILSPKEREVVAFHEVGHALVAAMLKGADPVHKITIVPRTMGALGYTMQLPEEEKYLTSREELINQITVMLGGRSAEEEVFDLVSTGASNDIERATQQARSMVSIYGMSDRFDMMALESVQNRYLDGRAVRNCSEETSTILDEETLRIIKQAHANARQILRDNRDLLDKISEVLLEKETIFGEEFFDLVYEKYPEMKEEKEKEKSENEKRVKELAERRAKKHALDIVIDDKPENSQRDFRDLGRSELITSNQTSVIMESDAKAEGAAENINDDRFISKEEESDKKNSETDNI; encoded by the coding sequence ATGCAGAATAATAATAATGGTAATAAAAAGAATAACAAAAATAAGAATTCTTTTACTATAGCAATTACTTATTTTTTAATAGCTTTTGCATTTTTGATGGCGTTTAATTATGCAAGAGAAGAAGCTACAACAAAAGAGATTACTTATAACGAATTTCTAAGATTGCTTGATAATAAAGAGATCTCTAAAGTTACTATAACTACAGAAAACTTATTAATAACGCCAAGTGAAGATAATGAAGAGTACAAAGGAAAAACTTTGTATACAGCAAATGTAAAGGATGAAACATTAATAACTAAGCTTAATGCAGCTGGTATTGATTTTACAGGTAAAAATCCTAAAGAATCACCAATGATGAATATTCTCCTTACTTGGATATTGCCTATGGTTCTTATATTCTTCATGTGGAGATTTTTATTCTCTAAGATGGGCGGAGGCGGAGGCGGTGTCATGGGCATCGGTAAAAATAACGCTAAGGTCTACATGGAAAGTGAAATAAAAGTGACTTTTGATGATGTGGCAGGTCAGGAAGAAGCTAAAGAATCCTTAAAAGAAGTAATAGATTTCTTAAATGCGCCAGCTAAATATACTGAAATTGGAGCTAAATTACCTAAAGGTGTTTTACTTGTAGGACCTCCGGGAACAGGAAAGACTCTTATTGCAAAAGCAGTTGCAGGAGAAGCAAGAGTCCCATTTTTCTCGCTTTCAGGTTCAAGTTTTGTTGAAATGTTCGTTGGAGTTGGAGCATCAAGAGTAAGAGAATTATTCAAAGATGCAGTAGCTAAAGCTCCATGTATTATTTTTATAGATGAAATTGATGCAATTGGTAAGAGCAGAGATAATCAAATGCAAAGTAACGATGAAAGAGAACAAACTTTAAATCAATTACTTTCTGAAATGGATGGATTTGATTCATCTAAAGGTGTAGTTTTACTTGGAGCTACAAATAGACCAGAAATACTTGATAAGGCTCTTTTAAGACCAGGTAGATTTGATAGAAGAGTTATAGTTGATAGGCCAGACTTTAAAGGAAGAGAAGCTATACTTCATGTTCATGCAAAGAATGTAATGCTAGGACCTGATGTGGATTTAGCTGAAATAGCTAAGAGTACTCCAGGTGCTGTAGGGGCCGATCTTGCGAATATCATTAATGAAGGTGCTTTAAGAGCTGTAAGAAGAAGAAGAAAAACAGTTCTTCAAGAGGACTTAAGAGAAGCCGTTGAGGTTATAATTGCAGGTAAAGAAAAGAAAGATAGAATTCTATCACCTAAGGAAAGAGAAGTTGTTGCATTCCATGAAGTTGGGCATGCACTTGTTGCAGCGATGCTTAAAGGAGCAGATCCTGTACATAAAATAACAATAGTACCTAGAACTATGGGAGCATTAGGTTATACTATGCAATTACCAGAAGAAGAAAAATATTTGACATCTAGAGAAGAATTAATAAATCAAATTACTGTAATGCTTGGTGGTAGATCTGCTGAAGAGGAAGTATTTGATTTAGTTTCTACAGGAGCTTCAAATGATATAGAAAGAGCAACTCAACAAGCTAGAAGCATGGTTTCTATTTACGGAATGAGTGATAGATTTGATATGATGGCTCTAGAATCAGTGCAAAATAGATATTTAGATGGTAGAGCTGTTAGAAACTGTAGCGAAGAGACTTCGACTATTTTAGATGAAGAAACACTAAGAATAATAAAGCAGGCTCATGCAAATGCTAGACAAATTCTTAGAGATAATAGAGATTTATTAGATAAAATTTCAGAAGTACTTTTAGAGAAAGAAACAATATTTGGAGAAGAATTCTTTGATTTAGTCTATGAAAAATATCCTGAAATGAAGGAAGAAAAAGAAAAGGAAAAATCAGAGAACGAAAAGAGAGTAAAAGAGTTAGCAGAAAGAAGAGCTAAAAAGCATGCTTTAGATATTGTTATAGATGATAAGCCTGAAAATTCACAAAGAGATTTTCGAGATTTAGGTAGATCAGAATTAATAACAAGTAATCAAACATCTGTAATTATGGAAAGTGATGCTAAGGCAGAGGGCGCAGCTGAAAATATTAATGATGATAGATTTATATCTAAAGAAGAGGAATCTGATAAAAAGAATTCTGAAACTGATAATATTTAA
- a CDS encoding DUF3006 domain-containing protein, whose amino-acid sequence MSEKYIIDRVEGNYVIIEKENGDIDKISIRNVTGDFKEGDILINIDNKYFKVDKKSTEIRKKQIDNKMKDMWEE is encoded by the coding sequence GTGAGTGAAAAGTATATAATAGATAGAGTAGAAGGAAATTATGTTATAATTGAAAAGGAAAATGGGGATATAGATAAAATATCTATTAGGAATGTTACAGGGGATTTTAAAGAAGGAGATATTTTAATTAATATAGATAATAAATATTTTAAAGTAGATAAAAAGTCCACAGAAATTCGCAAAAAACAAATAGATAATAAGATGAAAGATATGTGGGAAGAATGA